Within the Lacerta agilis isolate rLacAgi1 chromosome Z, rLacAgi1.pri, whole genome shotgun sequence genome, the region aaggaagcagcagcagaggggagccagtttggagaggtcctgaAATGGTTCATGGATCAGCTGTTCTAGAGGGAGATTTAGTTCATCAAGTATACGTATTCCTGAGTGGAAGTGCTGCCCCATCAGGAGGTTGTTCTCCTGCGTTTTGGCTTCCTTGAATGCTGCTGAAGTAcatctttctttctcttgcagCATTGGGCGCTTTGGCAGTGGTGGCTTCTTCCCCTTTGGCTTTGAGGGGGTCCTCTCTGGGGCTGCCACGTGCTTCTATGCCTTTGTTGGATTTGACTGCATTGCAACCACAGGTAGAGTATCTGCATTTGAGGGGTGTGGTGAAGAGGTGAGAAATTCCCTTCTGTATTTCCACATACCCTGGAGCACAGGCAGGTGTGCAGTCAAGAGAGAGGGAAATGCCATGCTCAGCAACTGGGGGTGAGCTGCGTGCATCAACAGGGCCCTCTGACGTCTCTGCTCTTCTCCCAGGGCAAGGCTGAGCTGCTGTTCCATACTGTGCTTTCACACAGTACAGAAATAAGTCATTAGCAGTGCAACTCCGTGCAACAGTGCACTGCCTTAGCTGGAAGTTCCCAAGACCCACTTCACATTAAATAGTTCTCCTGCCTAGAGATGTTCTTTGCCTGAGTGGTAGATTTGCAGAGCAAGTAAACCACCCATGCACTGTGCAGATTCACATATTTGAAGTAATGTGTGGTGTGAATTGTGTGTGCAGGGTGGGGGTCCAAGGCTCTGCCTGTCTTGGGTATAGTAAATGAGAGAGGAATTTGCTGGAATCTCATCTGAGTTGTTCTGTTCagtctgcattttaatgtgaGCCTAGCTCATTCAAACAAGTTACATAAATCAAAACACAGCTGCCTTTTCTGAATTTGGTGGCAAAATTctccagcaaaaaagggggggggtaattgCAGAGATGCAGCCACCAGGGCAAAACTGTGCACAGAAAAACATATATATGGGGACAAACACGCATGAGAAATGTCATGGTGACTTTAAGAAACAAGCACAAAATAATGTGGAAATGGGACAAACTGCATTTAAGATTAAGAGGTGAGAGGATAATtgactgagagaaactgaagttgATAGTTTTCTGCTGTCTCGACCCCTTTCTCCAGGTGAGGAAGCTCGGAACCCTCAGCGCGCCATGCCCATTGGCATCATTGCCTCACTCCTGATCTGCTTTGTGGCTTACTTTGGGGTTTCTGCTTCCTTGACCTTGATGGTGCCTTACTACTTGGTGAACAAGGAGAGCCCCCTGCCTGATGCCTTTAAGGCTGTGGGGTGGGAGCCAGCCCGCTACGTAGTAGCCATCGGCTCACTCTGTGCCCTCTCCACCAGGTAAGGGATAAGGAAAAGCAGCATGTGCTGAATTTTCTACTGCTATTACATAGGAAATGTGAAGAGCTGTGTTAGCTCCAGTGTCTGATCCTCGTAGTATTGCATATGTGgacccagtattattattattattattattattattattattattattattattaatgaattaattaaatttgtatactgcccttcattcatagatctcagggcagttcatgacataaaaatacataataaaaataagaacaaacaaacaaacaatcccccctcccacaacacttaaaggtgtataatgaaggcgccagcggaacctccctggggagagcattccacaaacgggccactgcagaaaaggcctgttcttgagttgccaccctttggacctcttgtggaagaggcacacgaGGAAAGGCATCAAATGATCttctcagggtctgggttggcTTGTAAcaagagaggcggtccttgaggtattggagGTCTGAGTCGTTTAAGACTTTCTAGGTCAAAACtagaattgggcccagaagctaattggcagccagtgcagttgggtcagGATCAGCATAATATACTCAAAtcatcttgccctggtgagcaatcCTGgctaccaaattctgcaccagctgaatttccaaaccatcttcagatgcAGCTCTGCATACAGTGTGTTTCAGTAATATAACTTAGAGGTatccagagcatagacaacagaggttaggctatccttgtccagataggggtgtagctgggccactagccgaagctgatggaaggcactcagcaccaccaaggccacctgagcctcaaatgACAGCAATGGGTCCAGAAGCACCCCACAAGCTGTGTAACTACTCCTTAAAaagaagtgtaaccccatcaagagcaggcaccAACAGTATCTCGGTCATATCTGGATTGAACTTCAgcttattggctctcatccagcccattaccaaggcaagacaatggtccagcactTCTATTGCCTGACCTGCAAATAATAGCCtttgccagccctacctgaagagcCCAAGGactgaacccagaaccttcttcatgcaaattGTGTGCTCTGTGGCATCCCCATTCCCTTCATCAGTCACGGTTTTCCTCTTAGTTTAGTTGGTTCCAGCATTTAAATCCTACTATCCTACTGTTGGAAGGGTAGCTAACAAACAGAAGCTTGCCCAGTGGATAAAATGCCAAAGAGCTGTAatctataaaacaaataaaagagcaGATAAGATAAATCAAATCCTCAGTGATACTTTAAAAGACCAGCTCTGGTTTTAAAGCAGGCAACACAAGGAGTCAAAAGGCTATTAAATGCCATTAAAGACTCAAGTGAAGTGGGCGCACTTTGCCTAGTACCCTCAAGATTCGTATCAAAGTGTGAGGCAAACATGTCTCAGGATAGAGTTCCCTTGCTGTCAAGCAATCAAAGCAAAAcacagtgtcagtgaagttaactctattcaagaaaccaaaacagtgcagacCTAGTGATCCTGGTAGGTCTTGGTATGTCTTGCTCCAGcaaggcagttgcaaggactgaaggtccctgccatCTCCCACCACttcctaaggctcctcctctccaggtTCTTTCCAAAGCAATCACAAACTGCACCTGTGCACACACCTCCTCTGCTTTGCCCTCTTCATTTCATTGCATGTTCCAGGAGACCAGAGGGTAgaggagctggtcgcagcaggactGCCCCCTATAGCCTCCACTTCCACCTCAGAGTCTGAAATGCCCCCTGCCTGCTCACTAAActctgttaccccttcagcttctgacacctccttctcccagtctgctcccttttCCCCCTCTGGCCAGCaccatcatcccaccaccagtttCTGGGCTCGCCGTTGGGTGTActtcagctggtgcctcccaccactctgcATCCAGCCAATCCATGACATTACCTAAGCTTGGGACATAGCTTCCTCCATACTGAAAGATGGTAAGGTGGATGTGGGAGTAGGCAGTGTTTTGGACACCCTGGGCTTCAGGCTGCTTAAATCAGGCCATCAACTTGATTTGAACCCAGAAGCAGACCATCAGGATGACTTGTGCTAAGGTGGCCACAGGCTCCATTCATGAGCTGTTGGCCATCTGCATTCTCTTCGTATGGAAGTTCTCAGATATGCCCAGGTCTTGATTTTATGTCTCTTCCTGCCCAATGCAGCTTGCTTGGTTCCATATTCCCAATGCCACGGGTGATTTACGCCATGGCCGAAGATGGACTACTCTTCAGGTTTCTGTACCGGGTCCACAGCCGAACCAAGACTCCCTTGGTGGCTACTGTTGTGTCAGGCATCATTGCTGGTATGGATATCATAGTGGGTCTTTATCCTTTTGCCCTCTACACTTCCATCACCATTACCACTCCTAGTGGTGCAACAATAAAATTGCTAGCAAATTTGAAAAGCTAAGCAgagtccggtatggtttcaagtTGGATGGGGGACTACGTGTTGATATACTTacactgcaggggattggactagatgacccttggggtcccttacaactctatgattctatccagtgtggcataatggttagaatgttggactatgacctggaagAGCAGGGTTAGACTCGCCATCCAGCCATGaggctccctgggtgaccttgagccagtcaccatctcttagcctaacctacctcaaagggttgttgtgaggataaaatggggaggaagcatgaaccatgtacaccaccttgagatccttggaatataaaggtggtatataaatgtagtaaataaataaataagccagccCATGAGTCATGTGGGGCTATTACCTTGCAGGTCTAATGGCATTTCTCTTTGAGCTGAAGGACCTGGTTAACCTCATGTCCATTGGCACTCTGCTGGCGTACTCCTTGGTTGCTGTTTGTGTTCTCATCCTCAGGTGGGTACTTCTTGGAGTGAGCAGCACTCCACACAGTCCATGTCTAGGCCTGGTGGATGCCCCCTTGCAGAAGGACTGACAGGGAATTGCAGTTTCATTTTACTTAACTCTTCTGCTTTTGCTGATAGATACCAGCCTGACCTGTTCGCTCCTTCCAAAGACTTGGAAATGCTTGAGATGAATGGAAGCGAAGAAGAAAAGGTGGTGATTAATCTCTCTCTCCGTGATGGCCAAGTGACCCTGAAAGACAAGTTCACCTGGAGGCGCCTTTTCTGCCCTTCCGGAGATGCTCCAACTGACGTCTCAGGGCGCATTGTCTACATCAGCAGCACAGTTGTCTGTAAGTGCTGGCGTGGGCGGGGCCTAAACTGAGCATGTTTGCTCACCTGGATGGGCAAAGCTGGAGTGCACCTCAGGGGTGATGTTGAGACCCTGCTGCTTCTCAAGGCAGAGCTCCAGTTTGGCTGTGCAGAtagatgtgggtgggtgggttagcTCAAAGCAGTAGAGCATAAGTGCTGCATGTTCTGGCTGATATTTCCAGTTAAAACAAGAATGAGGAACCAGTGGCCCACCTATTGTTGATGGTTAGCGCTGtgattctcaaagggtgtggtatGCCACACtgatgtggcaggagaggatagcaagtgtggtgggaagattcaaggacaaccaacattatattttgggaatgatatGTCTTATGTAGCTggattgttttatactttctggatgtcccatattataaagcagttgtgttctatgttataaatcaagtacTGCTggaagttgtttttgttttcccatttATCAATCAAAAAATCATTgtggtgcaagcaaatttttattctgaaattgtGGCCCAGAGGAAAAGGTTTGTGAACCAGTAGGTTAGAGTTTAGGCAAGGACATGGGAGAGCAGGGGCCAGATCCCCAGTAACCtgggaccagtcactgcctctcagcccaacctacttaACAGGGTTGTGGCGAGAGTAAAATGGAGGGGGCACAactatgtgtgccaccttgagctccttggaggaaaggtgggctacaaattgaatgaatgaatgaatgaatgagcctTCTGTCTTCTCTGGCCCCCAACCATGCGAGTTGTGGCTGATGTGAGTTGATGTCCAGCTTCTAGAGGTCTCCGCCCTGAGGTAAAAGATTCTCAGGTGGAATGACGGGGCAGTTTTCAGCTCTATAAATCTGGCTTTTGGTGGTCTTGTCTTGCAGCTCTGATGATCACCACTCTCTGTGGCATCTTGGCACAACAGTCGGCAGCTCTCCTGCAACGCAGCATTGGCTGGGTTGTTGCCTGTGTGGTTCTCCTGGTCGTTTCACTTGTTGGCACCATCATCATCTGGAGGCAGCCAGAGAGCAAGACACGCCTCACTTTCAAAGTAAGAGTTCTGGCCAAAGGGCTGCCTTTGCTTGTGGGATTTTGGGACACTTGCATGTGGCAGAGCTGGATTACCTCAAGCTGGCACATCAGCGCTTGCCAAACAATCTTCTGCCATTGCTGGATCTTTTTGGGGAGAGATAAGTCATCACATCTATAAGGTCCGCtgggtggttgctcatgagtaaacagccAAAACTCCATCCTGTCTTTTAGcaattttattgtgcatactatttacagtgcagagctacaagttcatgtctgtatcagtcacttgcagaatccaggagtggccccttccggctgtgaccccaacataagagtttcggtatacgaaatctctgcctcccctccttacatttcacccctctgcacacttggggcgacggaaatggcttCTCTCCCCCCTTGCCCGCAGGGCGAGGGGAGTGcaaggtctctccaacatccccagagcctctgctctccagcttctgagctgcctgcccctccccactggagacatcgctgcttcctctgctgaaggaggaggtgctgctggtcaggtggggtcggggctctctgtaacatcccgaaagcccttccaccaccctgcgctgggctggggacagttccctgacacatctTTCTCACATTTCAgaagtaatgtgtgtgtgtttatttcagttacaggtaggtagtcgtgttggtctgccgtagtcgaaacaaaataaaaattaaaaattccttccagtagcaccttagagatcaactaagtttgttcttggtatgagctttcgtgtgcatgcacacttcttcagatacactgaaacagaagtcaccagacccttatatatagtgagagggtggggaggggtattactcagaagggtggtgggaatggccaACCACTCTCTAAAGTTTGGGAGTATTGTGCCCTCTACACTGCACTTAAGACTTTAGTTCAGCTTAATTTACAGGACCCCTCTTGTTCTTGCTGGCCTTTGGCTAGGGTTGGGGGGAAGGTGATAGGGCTCAAGATGTCCCTTCCTTCAGGAAGTGTTATGTTCCAGCCTGCAGGAATAGACTAGGGCTTTCTGTTCCTTGTCGAATTACTGGAGATGGCAGGGCAGTCCCAGAGATCCATTGGATGATCCTTTGTTTGCTTCCTTCAAGTCTTGAACTCTGATGAGGGAAGTAGAGGGGGGTTCCCAAGTACAATAGGTTCGCATCTTACTGCATGCAATCAACTTGTGTGATTTCAACCTTGTGTGGTTGAAGCCCACAAATTAATTTCACACAAGTTGGAAAGtttaaaagctccttttgcaTTGGGCTTTCCTgatgcaaaaagagcttttaagttcCCAGACTTGCTCACCAGGCTCTGGGAGGCTTTAAAGAACTTGTGGGAACTTGGACGGTCCAGTGAGTTCTTGCGAGAGCAGCCCAGAGCTTTAAAAACTCTCTGCCTTGTTTAGAAGATAAGGATGGTCATGCAGGAGCAGTTCCAAGGGAGCAGTTCAGGTGTATGCATTTCTGCAGATATGTGCCATCCCCAGAATGTAAACCCCATGCAAGGCACAATTGTACTATAGTATAGGGGGAAATGAAGAATTTGCAATCTGCTCTAGGGGAACTGAGTGACATCCCTTCTGCAATAGCATCTGTTATGAGAATCCTCTTCTTCCAATTGTGTAAAAAGCAATGATTTCCCCAACCTACCCCAGCAACTGAAACTATCCCTAGGGATAACTGCTGCATGTTGTAGGTACCTCTTGACCTGTATCTATGATATCACTCATGACTTAGCATCACAACCTGCCCCCTCTATGCCTTTGAAATTTTGCAAGCAATATTCTTATACTTCCCCACAGCTCCCACCAATGCAATCTACTTGGATGCAGTCTTCCAGTTGAGTGCTCAGCCACTGTtaatttaaaagcagcagcagcctcctgcTTCATTCTGTAAAAGAGAAAGACAACAGTCTCCTTCTGCACAGCCTCACTATTTCAGGAACATGATGGAACTGATGGGAGGAAAGGATTTTCAGGAGAGGGTCTTTGGAAAATATTGAGAAGGCCATTCTTTCCCCAtgctgcttctcccctccccttaaaTACCATTACTTGGAGACTGGAAATTTGTACTGGAGGCACAATATAGGGCTTGGTCTAAGACTGTGCTTCACCAGCTCCTGCTTTtaggccccacccccaccccactgcctggAAAGGCCCGATTGAAGACCAGGCTAAGCTTTAATCCTAATGGAAACTGTGGGTGGTAGCTAGTTTTTCCCAAAAGGCAAGGTGTTTTGCATCCTCTTGCATTGGGCCTCCTTGTCTTTTACAGGTCCCTGGCCTGCCACTGCTTCCCCTCTTCAGTATCTTGGTGAATATCTATCTCATGATGAAACTGGATGCAGGTACCTGGGCCCGTTTTGCTGTCTGGATGGCAATAGGTAAGGAGCCACTCTGTGAAAGCTACCATAACAGTAATCAGTCCCAATCTCACTTGGTGGTCCATTGCTTGGTTGCTAGGGGAGGCTGGCTGTGGATGCTTTGTGACCATTGGGCTCCATTTCTCTTCTAGGCTTTGCCATCTATTTTGGATATGGGATCCGCCACAGTGTACAAGGACAAGTCACTCCACAGTCTCAGATAGTGGCAAGCAAACCTCTCCAGCGGGCACCATCCGACCTGAGCCAAGATAGAGATATCTGAGAAGAGGATGTGGTTCTTTCCTTGTCCCTGCCTCCTACCCACCACAGGTCCCCTTGAGCTCTACCTGCCTCCTACGCCACCCTAGGACAAGCAGATGACAAGCTCTTGGGCAAATGGTCTCTCCAGCATGCTGCAGTATATCCAAGTCAACCGTGTCATCCTgtagagcaggaggggagaggaaacacCAGCAGGAAGTGGGGCAGACTCAAGGGAAAGCTGATTCTTCTGCTCTTAGGGGAAAGACAACCCTCAAGCAAAGAAGCTGCCCCTCCCTTCATGTCTGTATTTATTCTCTTTGGGCCGTGTTGGCAAGAGATTGCCTTTCTCACATGTAGATGTATGTGAAAGTGTCAGTTTGTctgcagtccaaaaacatgtCTCTAGACCCTGAAGCTATAAGTATTTGTTGCTCTCCTGTTCATTGTTTGTATAACGTCAAAACATTGATGTTTTGTACAATTAAAACTCCAAAGGACCATTTTGtaaacaataaaaatgtttttttttttgttatgttggtCATACTTTGTGTCAATTTACTTTCTTATTAAGCTCTCTTTCAACACACCTAAAAGCTAAAATACATGCCTCCATAAAACACACAATTATTCCGGGGCTTCTGGCAATCTTGTCTTAGGCCATTCAGTAGTCCAATGTGATGGTGTGGCAGAAGCGCTTGAATAGATTTTGTTCCACTGCAGTGGAATATCTTTCCTTTTGCCAGAGGTTTGGTTGGGGGTTGTTTGAGATCTATGCCAGGGTCCCGCAAACTTGATGTTGCTTTACAAGCAAAGTAAACCACCCTCCCTTCCACTAGCACAAGTCAACCATTCTACAGCACGAGGCAAGGGCCTGTTTCTTGATACTATAGAACTTTTAAACAATGGTGCATTGCATGGGATTGCAAATAATAAGGCATAATTGAAatatttttctgcagtggccctgCTGCTCTTCACTCAGCACTTTCACATTTTTGCAACCCATATGCATTTACTATTTTATGGGGGagggggccatagctgtcaacctttcccttttttgcaggaaattcccttatagcattgggaaacagcagggagggttgacagctatggagagggCATAATTCTACTTGTCATAGGGATGGGAAACATTTCTGCACTGAAGTTCACCCTATGAAGCCTGATTCGTAATCTCTCTGACTTTGCACTGTCAAACACTTTCAAGCTTGTTTTGTGGGGTGGCAgctccccctgcctgccccctctAGCTATTCCAGTGATTCAAAGAAGGCTGAATCAGATTGAGTGCAAAGGTTGGGATACAAGTGCTCTGATTCAGGATGAGCCTGAATGGAATTGCAGGTCTGTGGTGTAGCTCGGCCTGCATCCATGTACCTTCGTCTCCATCAGCTGGACCAAGGTAGTCTCTTGTTTTGTGGGCAAGTATATTGTTTTTCACAGAACTTCCTTCAGCTTCAGCTAGGCCTAGCAGTTCTCTCATTCACCATTTTCGTGCCTGTATAGCTGTAAACTGGAGTTCTCTAAGGCAGCACAGCATCTGGAACATCTTAATAGGTTGAGCCAGGCTGGCTCATGTAATCTTATTAATCTGCACAACAGATGCCTGTATCTGCACCTGGAGCTTAAGTAGGGTCAGAGAGCCAGAGCTCTTGCTTCTATTACAAGAGCCTTTATTCCCCTTGTGGGGTTTTTGATGGGGTGTGAGCTTGCAAGGCTAAAAGGGAGCTGTTGTGGACTTATCCCTGCTAACTGCCCCCAATTAAATATAGTGGACCCACCGCACAGTACACCATTTAAATGAATTTATGCAATTTACCATAGgctatcttgggggggggggtcaagcaataaaagttttatttacaaaaaagagGTTGGTGAAACAAAGTTGGGTCAGGAGGTGTGTTCTTTCAGGAAGAAGTtaacattgttgttcagtcgttcagtcgtgtccgactctttgtgaccccatggaccagagcacgccaggcacacctatccttcactgcctcccgcagtttggccaaactcatgccagtcgcttcaagaacactgtccaaccatctcatcctctgtcgtccccttctcattgtgccctcttatctttcccaacatcagggtcttttctagggagtcttctcttctcatgaggtggccaaagtactggagcctcaacttcaggatctgtccttcgagtgagaactcagggctgatttctttaagaatggataagtttgatcttcttgcagtccatgggactctcaagagtctcctccagcaccaaaattcaaaagcatcaattcttcggcgatcagtcttctttatggtccagctctcacttccatacattactactgggaaaaccatagctttaactatacggacctttgtcggcaaggtgatgtctgctttttaagatgctgtctaggtttgtcattgctttcctcccaagaagcaggcgtcttttaattttgtgactgctgtcaccatctgcagtgatcatggaacccaagaaagtaaaatctctcactgcctccatttcttccccttctatttgtcaggaggtgatgggaccagtggctatgatcttagtttttttgatgttgagcttcagaccatattttgcgctctcctctttcaccctcattaaaaggttctttaattcctcctcactttctgccctcaaggttgtgtcatcagcatatctgaggttgttgatgtttcttccggcaatcttaattctggtttgggattcatccagtccagccttttacatgatgaattctgcatataagttaaataagcagggagacaatatacagccttgtcgtacttctttcccaattttgaaccaatcagttgttccatatccagttctaacagtagcttcttgtcccacatagagattcctcaggagacaaatgaggtgatccggcactcccatttctttaagaactttccatagtttgctgtggtcaacacagtcaaatgggtacctatttatctgcttgcactttaatgtgcttttgaactgtagatgggcaggagctgggaccgagcaacgggagctcaccccatcgtggggattcgaaccgctgaccttctgatcagcaagccctaggctctgtggtttaacccacagcgccacccacattccaTAACATAGCAGGTTATTATTTGTGgaacaatttttaaagaaaacattataGCCCCAGAGGGGGGATTGTTATGCGAATTATAAGgtctaatatataaaataaatgttcataaatgtaccaagcaaacagaTACATAAGTTTATAAAACATGTGTCTGAAATAGAACTAAAGAACAATCTTGCAGTCAATTttactctcccaaattgacctcaaatatttctctgcaagggggaaggaaatgggaaaacctcCTGTTGTCTTTTTgatcacaaatcctgtcttaagggtgtatgTGTGTCTGAATAGGATGAGCCTGGATTCAGGAACTTCTGTATTTACCCTCACAAAAGACCAGACTGCCCATGTAAATGCAACCAGTGACCATTATGTatctggcagacaggatttctgctgtataCTGTCCCTTCAGTGATGTATGTATGCTGTATAGGGGGGtggcttgcacaccaatgttcggggttcctcttccctcctgcatgggggtgtgagcaccctgttgcaacagtttaataaagatcaggcttactagctgctttgcttctcaatattatctggttggcctctgttattttttccAACCAATAgtgaacctacataaggactctatatagACTCTTGGGTACCCCAAACAGGAAAAGGAGCagatttttcttataacagtagATGTTCAGGTTTCTAGAATAGCTGGTAAAATGCTTAACTCAGTTCATGGGCCTAGCcaggggaggcagggggcagctgccccccccagtcAAGTAAAAcagtagaaatacttaactaactgacaaTCActtcagttctgcccccccccaacaaaagtcctgcccccccaaaaaatcctggatACACCCATGACTCAGTTTCAGTTATTTCCCTCTCATTTCTTCATTTTGTTAAGATAGTTTAATACTTTTGGCAGAGCACAGCTTCCTTCACCACTTAATTCTTTGTTTCATGAGGGAAGGTTACCCACTCTCTTAGCATTCTCACTCCTGAGGTATTCCAGTTACtataacagacccaggggatcccctcacccctttttgctGGCGTGGGAGTCTTCTTTTCCTAGAAGAACCCTCCCTTCTTGACTGGAATGAGCCCCAGGGAGTTCCTGTTCCCACAGCTCCTGCCTCCCCTggctcagactcagccctccaggtaaTTCCTGTCTGAATACTCTCCCAAGACGCTATGAAGCGCCTTCCTCTAGCGATAGATATTCTCCTCAgaggtagggttgccacctttgttgtGGCGATAAAGGATGGTGCAGTGCAGATGGTAGAAGATTATTGTTTTCATCTGTTTCTGAAGTGACCTCAAAGCAATTCATTACAATCTACTGCAGCCTCGCAGGATGCCCCCTATGGAAGTtgtgacacacacagacacacacacacacacacactatgtgcacatgaatttgtaaatctgtctgtgcttggcttaAATGCATGACCTTTTGCA harbors:
- the SLC7A3 gene encoding cationic amino acid transporter 3 isoform X1; this translates as MASWIGSLGSIGHFTQLSRMLEKTMASFGKKLIRQRKVDLSSDETQLARCLSTLDLIALGVGSTLGAGVYVLSGEVAVDDAGPSIVLCFFIAAVSSVLAGLCYAEFGARVPKAGSAYLYSYVTVGEIWAFTTGWNLILSYMIGTASVARAWSSTFDNIIGGHISNFFQNHTALHVENVLAKYPDFFALFLVLLLTGLLSFGVSESALVNKIFTAINLLVLSFVIIAGFVKGDVKNWTLSKEDYQNHTWKLEAGSSIGRFGSGGFFPFGFEGVLSGAATCFYAFVGFDCIATTGEEARNPQRAMPIGIIASLLICFVAYFGVSASLTLMVPYYLVNKESPLPDAFKAVGWEPARYVVAIGSLCALSTSLLGSIFPMPRVIYAMAEDGLLFRFLYRVHSRTKTPLVATVVSGIIAGLMAFLFELKDLVNLMSIGTLLAYSLVAVCVLILRYQPDLFAPSKDLEMLEMNGSEEEKVVINLSLRDGQVTLKDKFTWRRLFCPSGDAPTDVSGRIVYISSTVVSLMITTLCGILAQQSAALLQRSIGWVVACVVLLVVSLVGTIIIWRQPESKTRLTFKVPGLPLLPLFSILVNIYLMMKLDAGTWARFAVWMAIGFAIYFGYGIRHSVQGQVTPQSQIVASKPLQRAPSDLSQDRDI
- the SLC7A3 gene encoding cationic amino acid transporter 3 isoform X2 gives rise to the protein MLEKTMASFGKKLIRQRKVDLSSDETQLARCLSTLDLIALGVGSTLGAGVYVLSGEVAVDDAGPSIVLCFFIAAVSSVLAGLCYAEFGARVPKAGSAYLYSYVTVGEIWAFTTGWNLILSYMIGTASVARAWSSTFDNIIGGHISNFFQNHTALHVENVLAKYPDFFALFLVLLLTGLLSFGVSESALVNKIFTAINLLVLSFVIIAGFVKGDVKNWTLSKEDYQNHTWKLEAGSSIGRFGSGGFFPFGFEGVLSGAATCFYAFVGFDCIATTGEEARNPQRAMPIGIIASLLICFVAYFGVSASLTLMVPYYLVNKESPLPDAFKAVGWEPARYVVAIGSLCALSTSLLGSIFPMPRVIYAMAEDGLLFRFLYRVHSRTKTPLVATVVSGIIAGLMAFLFELKDLVNLMSIGTLLAYSLVAVCVLILRYQPDLFAPSKDLEMLEMNGSEEEKVVINLSLRDGQVTLKDKFTWRRLFCPSGDAPTDVSGRIVYISSTVVSLMITTLCGILAQQSAALLQRSIGWVVACVVLLVVSLVGTIIIWRQPESKTRLTFKLPPMQSTWMQSSSPWPATASPLQYLGEYLSHDETGCRYLGPFCCLDGNRLCHLFWIWDPPQCTRTSHSTVSDSGKQTSPAGTIRPEPR